The segment GTGACCGGGGCCGGCCCGGTCCGGATCATGTCCCGCCATCTCTTCCCCAACATCGCGGGTCAAGCGGCGGTCTACACGGCGCTCCTCGCCAGTCAGGCGGTGCTGACGGTCACCGCGCTTGGATTCCTGGGGCTGGGCGTGCAACCCCCGACGCCGGAGTGGGGCGCGATGCTGGCCAGGAGCCGTACGTATCTCAGCACGGCTCCGTTTGTGATGCTCTTCCCGGGTCTCGCGATCGGAGGACTCGTCCTCGGGCTGAACCTGCTCGGCGACGCTCTCCAACGCGCCGTGGACCCACGGGGAGCGCTCCGGCGCGCGGTGTTCTAACTTACTTTCAGGTATCCGTGGTCGCGGCCGTACTGGGTCAGGAGCCGGCGCATCGCGCGGCGGCCGCGAAACAAGCGGCTCATCACCGTGCCCCGCGGAATGCTAAGAATGTCCGCGATCTCCTGGTACGAGAACCCCTCGAGATCGGCAAGGATCAGGCACGCGCGGAATACCTCTGGAATCTCCATCAGCGCCTTGCGGACCTCAGTATCCACCAGCCCAGACATCACGAGCGTTTCGGGCGTCTCGTGGACCACGAACGCCGGATCCTGACCCTCGAGTTCGTCAACAGTAGGCACAGTCCGCGACGACGCGCGGAACCGGTCGATGTGCGCATTGTGCAAGATCCGGAACAACCAGGCTTTGGGATTGGTGCCCGGCCGGTATGTGTGCAGAGACCGCCATGCCCGCAGGTACGTCTCTTGTACGAGGTCCTCCGCGTCCTGTGGGCGACCTGTCAGCCGCACCGCGGTTCGATAGAGCGCATCCAGGTGTTGGGTCGCCATCTCATTGAACAGCGCGGCTTCTGCTGCGCCAGTCCCCCGTGCGAGGGGCTCCGGCCTCTGCGATCCTCCAAGGCCGATCGGCAGCGCAGGCGCCACCGACGTGGTCGCCCTGTGCTCGAGATGCTCCATTGGGTTCACCTACCTCCCAGCAGGCTCAACATTGTCTGAACCCCGGCTTCGATCGGCCCGTTATGACGGTGCGTCTTCATCAGCAGGATCGCGCCTTCGATCTGACTCACCAACGCTGTGGCCAGGCGGCGTGTATCGAGATCGGACCGGAACTCGCCCCGGGCCAGGCCATCTTGGAGGCATCGGTCGATCGACTCTTCCCACCGCACGAAGAACTCGCTCAGCCGGCGCTGAAACTCAGGGTGGATTCCCCCAAGCTCCGCCGCCAGATTGCCGAACGGGCACCCGCACTGATACTCCTCCGCGCGCTGACCGTCTGCAAGAGCCCCGAAAAGTCGCTCGAGCCGCTGCCGAGCCGGGACGCTACTCTCTTCAAGAATCCCCCGAATGCACCGGATCTCAAACGCTTCCGCCTGCTGCCGAAGGACCTCCATCCCGAGATCTTCCTTGCTCGGGAAGTGGTAGTAGAAATTGCTGCGGCACACGCCGCTGGACTCGAGGATGTCATCGAGCGAGGTGGCGTGATACCCCCCCTTGTGGAACAGCGCTGTGGCGGCCTCGATGATCTTCTCTCTGCTACGGTAGTCCCGCTTCATTTTTCTCTCTGGGCCTGTCTTGTCAGGGTCATTAGGTAGAACTGATCGGTTCTAATGATACTCCCGTAGCGCCGGACCGTCAATGGCAGCGGTGGCTCCCGGCCGCGGCCTGGCTGTTAGGGAACCCGGGCGCTCCCGCCGAGGAGGGCGTCGAAGGCGGCGCGCCACGCCGTTCGATCGAGCTGCTCCCCCGGGAACTTCCCCCGGATGAGGCCGTCAGAGCCGACAAAGAACGTCTCCGGAACCCCGGTCGTCCCAAACAGGCGGGCGAGGCTGCCGTCCGGATCGCGGACGTTCATGTACGTGATGCCGTGCCGGGAGAGAAACCGCCGCGCGGGTGGTTCGAGATCCTGAGTGTCAACTCCCACGACCACAAGTCCCCGGGCCCGAAACTCGTTTGACATGGCTTCCAGGATCGGAGCCTCCTCAGCACACGGGATGCACCAGGACGCCCAAAAGTTCAGTACGACCGGGTGACCACGAAAATCCGTGAGGGAGACTCGCCGCCCATCGAACGCGGGGAGGCTGATGCCGGGCACCGGAGGCGTCTGCCCCCGAGCAAGCGCTGCGCCGATTGCAAGAGATTGCTGGTGTCGCAGCGTGGCCCACGCCAGGACGGCCAGCAGCACCACAACCGGCAGCAGCAAGGTGGCCCGAGTCCCCCACGAGGACTGCCGGTCTCGCATCATGGGCCGATCGTATCAGAAACCGTCGGCCCCAGCCAAACCGCCCGAGCGGCCTCCCTCGATTGGAGAGGAAGAAATACTCGGAATCGAACTTGACCCACCGCAAGACATCTGCTACGATTCATTCCCGCCTCAACGAGCGGTCTGCAAGGCCGGATGGCCTTCCCAAAGTCAACACCGCAGGACCCCGGCCCAAGAGCAGGTGCCTTCTCAAGGGCGGGAAAGTTGGCGGCTGCGACAGCCCAGAACTGGAGGCGCTCCGTTTTGGGCGGCAGCCGTCCTGCTTTTCGCATTCCCTTGAGCATGCGATATCCAAAGAGATTCGGCGGGCGTGGCTGATAAATCCCTGATTTGGACCTCCTCAGGCTCTCATGTGTCTAGAAAACCCTTGAAACCCGGCCCAAACCACGTGAAAAATGGATGTGGTTAGCACTTTAAGGTCGAGAGTGCTAAACTAGAGGAAAGCGTGCTCAACACTATGGAATCGAGGAGGCTACAGGATGCCCGCCAAGTTGTTGCTCTACGATGAGGATGCCCGCAAAGCCCTCGAGCGCGGAGTCGAGAAGGTCGCCAGCGCCGTCCGCGTGACGCTCGGTCCGAGGGGACGGAACGTCGTGCTTGAGAAGAAGTGGGGCTCGCCCACGATCACCAAGGACGGCGTCACCGTTGCCAAGGAGATCGAGCTCGAGGATCCCTACGAGAACATGGGGGCCCAGCTCGTCAAGGAAGTGGCCAGCAAGACCAATGACGCCGCCGGCGACGG is part of the bacterium genome and harbors:
- a CDS encoding sigma-70 family RNA polymerase sigma factor; the encoded protein is MEHLEHRATTSVAPALPIGLGGSQRPEPLARGTGAAEAALFNEMATQHLDALYRTAVRLTGRPQDAEDLVQETYLRAWRSLHTYRPGTNPKAWLFRILHNAHIDRFRASSRTVPTVDELEGQDPAFVVHETPETLVMSGLVDTEVRKALMEIPEVFRACLILADLEGFSYQEIADILSIPRGTVMSRLFRGRRAMRRLLTQYGRDHGYLKVS
- a CDS encoding TlpA disulfide reductase family protein — protein: MMRDRQSSWGTRATLLLPVVVLLAVLAWATLRHQQSLAIGAALARGQTPPVPGISLPAFDGRRVSLTDFRGHPVVLNFWASWCIPCAEEAPILEAMSNEFRARGLVVVGVDTQDLEPPARRFLSRHGITYMNVRDPDGSLARLFGTTGVPETFFVGSDGLIRGKFPGEQLDRTAWRAAFDALLGGSARVP
- a CDS encoding TetR family transcriptional regulator C-terminal domain-containing protein, giving the protein MKRDYRSREKIIEAATALFHKGGYHATSLDDILESSGVCRSNFYYHFPSKEDLGMEVLRQQAEAFEIRCIRGILEESSVPARQRLERLFGALADGQRAEEYQCGCPFGNLAAELGGIHPEFQRRLSEFFVRWEESIDRCLQDGLARGEFRSDLDTRRLATALVSQIEGAILLMKTHRHNGPIEAGVQTMLSLLGGR